One segment of Clostridium ljungdahlii DSM 13528 DNA contains the following:
- a CDS encoding ClpP family protease: protein MPEDEAKNRKLENIKELGSVNVAEGRDNIQILPIIGQIEGHVNLSSETKTTKYEHVIPNLIAIENDKRVEGLLVVLNTVGGDVEAGLAIAEMIRSLSKPTVSLVIGGGHSIGVPLATASDYSFISPSATMIIHPIRMSGMVIGVPQTFEYFNKMQERINEFIVRTSKITGEKLTELMLQTDELLNDMGTILIGKQAVEQGLIDEVGGISQAINKLNEMMAK from the coding sequence ATGCCAGAAGATGAAGCTAAGAATAGAAAATTGGAAAATATTAAAGAACTAGGGTCTGTAAATGTAGCTGAAGGAAGAGATAATATTCAGATACTTCCAATAATAGGTCAAATAGAAGGTCATGTAAATCTTTCATCTGAAACTAAAACTACTAAATATGAACATGTGATACCAAATTTAATAGCAATTGAAAATGATAAAAGAGTAGAAGGATTGCTTGTAGTTTTAAATACTGTAGGAGGAGATGTAGAAGCAGGCCTTGCTATAGCAGAGATGATAAGAAGCTTAAGTAAACCTACGGTATCTCTTGTTATAGGAGGAGGACATTCTATAGGGGTGCCACTTGCTACAGCCTCTGATTATTCCTTTATATCGCCTAGTGCAACCATGATTATACATCCAATAAGGATGAGTGGTATGGTTATTGGAGTACCTCAGACTTTTGAATATTTTAATAAAATGCAGGAGAGAATAAATGAATTTATAGTTCGAACATCTAAAATAACAGGAGAAAAGTTAACTGAGTTGATGCTTCAGACAGATGAGCTTCTAAATGATATGGGTACTATATTGATTGGAAAACAGGCAGTGGAGCAAGGCTTAATTGATGAAGTGGGTGGAATAAGTCAGGCTATTAACAAACTAAATGAAATGATGGCAAAATAA
- a CDS encoding YlmC/YmxH family sporulation protein — protein MDENIKFYSEMERYEIINVNDGNKYNCLGNNDIIVDSSGNLKILILSENKSKFSIFGKSEFIEVPWEYVKKIGAKTIIIDVEEKSLKRVH, from the coding sequence ATGGATGAAAATATAAAGTTTTATAGTGAAATGGAAAGATATGAGATTATAAATGTAAATGACGGAAATAAATACAATTGTCTGGGAAATAATGATATAATAGTGGATTCTTCTGGAAACTTAAAAATACTTATTTTAAGCGAAAACAAATCAAAATTTTCAATTTTTGGTAAAAGTGAATTTATAGAAGTTCCTTGGGAATACGTAAAAAAAATAGGGGCTAAGACTATTATAATAGATGTAGAAGAAAAATCTTTAAAAAGAGTTCATTAA
- the recA gene encoding recombinase RecA has protein sequence MANLSNEKLQAIESAMGQIEKQFGKGAIMKLGEHSVLNVDAISTGCLDLDIALGIGGVPRGRVIEIFGPESSGKTTVALHIIAEAQKNGGAAAFIDAEHALDPSYAQNLGVDINNLIVSQPDTGEQAMEITEALVRSNAIDVLVVDSVAALVPKAEIEGEMGDSHVGLQARLMSQALRKLTSSINKSKCVTVFINQLREKVGVMFGNPEVTPGGRALKFYSSVRMDVRRIDSIKQGDTIVGNRTRVKVIKNKVAPPFKQAEFDIMYNQGISREGNVLDVGVREELVQKSGAWFSYKETRLGQGRENAKQFLKENNDILVEIESKIREKYKLPSLKKNSLEDKDKNNVDSKIDKKDNLKHSDK, from the coding sequence TTGGCAAATTTAAGTAATGAGAAATTACAGGCTATAGAATCAGCTATGGGACAGATAGAAAAACAATTTGGAAAAGGTGCCATAATGAAACTAGGAGAACACAGTGTATTAAATGTGGATGCCATTTCAACAGGCTGCCTTGACTTAGATATAGCATTAGGTATAGGTGGTGTTCCAAGAGGAAGGGTAATAGAAATATTTGGTCCTGAATCTTCAGGTAAGACTACGGTGGCACTTCATATAATTGCGGAAGCTCAGAAAAATGGAGGGGCTGCAGCTTTTATAGATGCAGAGCATGCACTAGATCCTTCTTATGCTCAAAATTTAGGAGTAGATATAAATAATCTTATTGTATCCCAACCAGATACTGGAGAACAGGCTATGGAGATAACAGAAGCACTTGTAAGATCTAATGCCATAGATGTTTTGGTAGTGGATTCAGTAGCAGCACTTGTGCCGAAAGCTGAAATAGAGGGAGAAATGGGAGACTCACATGTAGGACTTCAAGCTAGGCTTATGTCTCAAGCCCTTAGAAAACTTACATCTTCTATAAATAAATCAAAGTGTGTAACAGTATTTATAAATCAATTAAGAGAAAAAGTAGGAGTTATGTTCGGCAATCCTGAGGTTACGCCTGGTGGAAGAGCTTTAAAGTTTTATTCTTCAGTTAGAATGGATGTAAGAAGAATAGATTCTATAAAGCAAGGAGATACCATAGTAGGTAATAGAACAAGAGTAAAAGTTATTAAAAACAAAGTAGCTCCACCTTTTAAACAGGCAGAGTTTGACATAATGTACAATCAAGGTATTTCAAGAGAAGGAAATGTGTTGGATGTAGGTGTTAGAGAAGAACTGGTACAGAAAAGTGGTGCGTGGTTTTCTTATAAAGAAACACGGCTTGGACAAGGCAGGGAAAATGCAAAACAATTTTTGAAAGAAAATAATGATATATTAGTTGAGATAGAAAGCAAGATAAGGGAAAAATATAAATTACCTTCTTTAAAAAAGAATTCTCTTGAAGACAAAGATAAAAATAATGTTGATAGTAAAATTGATAAAAAAGATAATTTAAAACATTCTGATAAATAG
- the rny gene encoding ribonuclease Y — protein MNSIIIYEVIAGILVAAALIVQFNMIKKKAVVIKSQALEESNRLKEEAKKQAETQKKEAILEAKEEIHKLRNDFDKESRDRRNENQRLERRLIQREELLDKKSDALEKRDSGLDKKQQDIDKLQISVEELYKKQREKLEKLSGLSSEEAKNILLEQVNKEIKHESAMMIKEIETKAKEEADKKAREIITCAIQRCAADHVAETTVHVVPLPNDEMKGRIIGREGRNIRTLETLTGVDLIIDDTPEAVILSGFDPIRREVARIALEKLIIDGRIHPARIEEMVQKAEKEVENNVKEEGEQATFETGVHGLHMELVKLLGRLKYRTSYGQNVLKHSVEVAYLAGLMASEIGIDPTIAKRAGLLHDIGKAVDHEVEGPHAVIGSEVAKKYRESPIIVNAIAAHHGDVEFQSLEAVLVQAADAISAARPGARRETLEAYIKRLEKLEEIANTCEGVEKSYAIQAGRELRIMVKPENIDDAGAIEMARNIVKRIEEELEYPGQIKVNVIRETRAIEYAK, from the coding sequence GTGAATTCCATAATAATATATGAGGTTATTGCTGGTATACTAGTAGCAGCTGCCTTGATAGTTCAATTCAATATGATCAAAAAGAAGGCAGTTGTTATAAAATCACAGGCTTTAGAAGAGTCTAATAGATTAAAGGAAGAGGCAAAAAAACAGGCTGAAACCCAAAAAAAAGAGGCTATACTAGAAGCTAAAGAGGAAATTCATAAATTAAGAAATGATTTTGATAAAGAGTCTAGAGATAGAAGAAATGAAAATCAAAGACTTGAAAGAAGGTTAATCCAGAGAGAAGAGTTATTAGATAAGAAAAGTGATGCTCTTGAAAAGAGAGATAGTGGCCTAGATAAAAAGCAGCAGGACATAGATAAATTACAGATAAGTGTAGAGGAATTATATAAGAAACAAAGAGAAAAATTAGAAAAGTTATCAGGACTAAGTTCTGAAGAGGCTAAGAATATTTTACTAGAACAAGTTAATAAGGAAATAAAACATGAATCTGCGATGATGATTAAAGAAATTGAAACAAAGGCTAAAGAAGAAGCTGATAAAAAAGCAAGAGAAATTATAACTTGTGCTATCCAGAGGTGTGCTGCTGATCATGTAGCAGAAACTACAGTACATGTTGTACCTTTACCTAATGACGAAATGAAAGGCAGAATAATAGGTAGAGAGGGTAGAAATATAAGGACTCTTGAAACATTAACTGGTGTGGATCTAATAATAGATGATACACCTGAAGCTGTAATATTGTCGGGCTTTGATCCTATAAGGAGAGAGGTTGCAAGAATAGCACTGGAGAAACTTATAATTGATGGAAGAATACACCCAGCAAGAATCGAAGAAATGGTTCAAAAAGCTGAAAAAGAAGTTGAAAATAATGTTAAAGAAGAAGGAGAACAGGCCACTTTTGAAACTGGCGTGCACGGCCTTCATATGGAATTAGTAAAATTGTTAGGAAGATTGAAGTATAGAACCAGCTATGGTCAAAATGTTTTAAAACATTCTGTGGAAGTTGCCTATTTAGCTGGACTTATGGCATCAGAAATTGGCATAGATCCAACTATAGCTAAAAGAGCAGGATTGCTTCATGATATAGGTAAAGCAGTGGATCATGAAGTTGAAGGTCCTCATGCCGTTATAGGTTCAGAGGTTGCTAAAAAATACAGAGAATCACCAATAATTGTAAATGCTATTGCAGCTCATCATGGAGATGTAGAATTTCAATCCTTAGAAGCTGTACTCGTTCAAGCAGCGGATGCTATTTCTGCTGCAAGGCCTGGTGCTAGAAGAGAAACACTGGAAGCTTATATTAAGCGTCTAGAAAAACTTGAAGAAATAGCAAATACATGTGAAGGTGTAGAAAAGTCATATGCCATTCAAGCGGGAAGAGAACTTAGAATAATGGTTAAACCAGAAAATATTGATGATGCAGGTGCTATTGAAATGGCAAGGAACATAGTAAAGAGAATTGAAGAAGAGCTAGAGTATCCTGGTCAGATTAAAGTAAATGTCATTAGAGAGACTCGTGCAATTGAATATGCAAAATAA
- the rimO gene encoding 30S ribosomal protein S12 methylthiotransferase RimO — MDKLRVGLISLGCDKNRLDSEVMLSNLNQEYSLVHDPKLADVIIINTCGFIESAKQESIDTILEMSQYKEKFNCKLIVVTGCLAQRYGKELMELLPEIDIMLGVNDYDKLNETIRKCIETDNSRIYNCDYSDSNINEGKRILTTSTYTAYLRIAEGCDNHCTYCIIPKIRGKYRSRTIENIINECNDLANQGVKEIILIAQDTTRYGIDIYGKKMLPELIQKISKINEIEWIRLLYCYPEELTDEIINEISMNDKVCKYIDIPIQHISDSILKLMGRRGRKLDIIENIDKLRARAKGIAIRTTIIVGFPGETEENFEELKDFVSTMKFDNLGVFKYSREEGTAAAEMKNQVPEEIKSAREGELMVLQKQVMTSINKSKIGSTYKVIVEGKKGELWYGRSYEMAPDIDGVIYIKCKKTLKIGTMVNVKITHILEYDLVGVV, encoded by the coding sequence GTGGATAAACTAAGAGTTGGACTAATAAGTTTAGGCTGTGACAAAAATAGATTGGATTCTGAAGTAATGTTAAGTAATTTAAATCAAGAATACAGTTTAGTTCATGATCCTAAATTAGCGGATGTAATAATTATAAATACATGTGGATTTATAGAATCAGCTAAACAGGAATCCATAGATACAATACTTGAAATGTCACAGTATAAAGAAAAATTTAATTGCAAATTAATTGTAGTAACAGGATGCCTGGCTCAGAGGTATGGTAAGGAACTTATGGAGTTATTGCCAGAAATAGATATAATGCTTGGAGTAAATGATTATGATAAGTTAAATGAAACTATAAGGAAATGTATTGAAACTGACAACAGTAGGATTTATAATTGTGATTACAGTGATTCTAATATAAATGAAGGAAAAAGAATACTTACTACTTCAACATATACTGCTTATTTGAGAATTGCAGAGGGATGTGACAATCACTGTACCTACTGTATAATTCCTAAAATTAGGGGAAAGTATAGAAGTAGAACCATTGAAAACATAATAAATGAATGTAATGATTTAGCTAATCAAGGTGTTAAGGAGATAATACTTATTGCACAGGATACTACAAGATATGGAATAGACATATATGGTAAAAAAATGCTTCCTGAACTCATTCAAAAAATATCTAAAATTAATGAAATAGAGTGGATAAGGCTTTTGTATTGCTATCCTGAAGAGTTAACAGATGAAATCATAAATGAAATTTCAATGAATGATAAAGTATGTAAGTATATAGATATACCTATTCAGCACATAAGTGATTCCATACTGAAGCTTATGGGAAGAAGAGGAAGAAAATTAGACATAATAGAAAATATAGATAAGCTTAGAGCTAGAGCAAAAGGTATTGCAATTAGGACTACAATAATAGTTGGCTTTCCTGGAGAGACAGAAGAAAATTTTGAAGAACTAAAGGACTTTGTAAGTACTATGAAATTTGATAACTTAGGTGTATTTAAGTATTCCAGAGAGGAAGGAACTGCAGCTGCAGAAATGAAAAATCAGGTTCCCGAGGAGATTAAGTCTGCAAGGGAAGGAGAACTTATGGTACTTCAAAAGCAGGTAATGACTTCCATAAATAAAAGTAAAATTGGCAGCACTTACAAAGTAATTGTGGAGGGAAAAAAGGGAGAACTGTGGTACGGAAGAAGTTATGAAATGGCTCCAGATATAGACGGAGTTATATATATAAAGTGTAAAAAAACTTTAAAAATAGGTACTATGGTTAACGTAAAAATTACTCATATCCTTGAATATGATTTAGTAGGAGTTGTATGA
- a CDS encoding FtsK/SpoIIIE family DNA translocase — protein MAKSRKKETHVLDKEIKGIVLFTVGVLMIISVFSPSSSGIIGRFIKKILIAVFGIGSYILPFLIIFIGCCCIVKKNKINFNKKFYGILLFIINTLLFIQLIVMSDYYVEDSLISGIQRLYESNTVFHGGIISFLIDVPLFKLFGKTGCYVIFISIYIISFIIMSKVTIYDILHNIKNFFFEKGTNKDTKIEDKILNQGKIENEEANKDDFIKNINNRIKILDFMKSSDIKDNYRSEKPKENSENLTYPAELENDTYKKNCELINEELEKNMTESEKNLVSVYNFPPVDLLKQNIQSKLNKHDKKELISSANKLEETLANFGVDAKVLQVSKGPSVTRFELQPSPGVKVSKIVNLSDDIALGLAASGVRIEAPIPGKSAIGIEVPNKDLTPVYLREVVESEEFINSKCKLACCLGKDIGGNCIVSDLTKMPHMLIAGATGSGKSVCINTLIISLIYKYSPDDVKLLMVDPKVVELNVYNGIPHLLIPVVVDPKKASGALNWAVQEMTRRYKLFAENNVRNIEGYNQLFQEGKTDSKLPFVVIIIDELSDLMMVCPNEIEDYIGRLAQMARAAGMHLVIATQRPSVDVITGVIKANIPSRISFAVSSQIDSRTILDSAGAEKLLGKGDMLFYPVGEAKPIRIQGAFISESEVERVVNYIKDEQGGPNYEDKIIEQIDTNVVKTSSDSDELLDEAIRVVVDAGQASTSLLQRRLRIGYNRAARIIEEMEDREIISKKDGTKPRQILIDRNHYENT, from the coding sequence ATGGCTAAAAGCAGAAAAAAAGAAACTCATGTACTTGACAAAGAAATAAAGGGAATAGTGCTATTTACAGTAGGCGTGCTTATGATAATAAGTGTATTTTCACCGTCTTCCTCTGGTATCATTGGTAGATTTATAAAAAAAATTTTAATAGCAGTATTCGGAATAGGATCTTATATATTACCATTCCTTATAATATTTATAGGATGCTGCTGTATAGTGAAGAAAAATAAGATAAATTTCAACAAAAAATTTTATGGAATTTTACTATTTATTATAAATACACTGTTATTTATACAACTAATAGTTATGTCTGACTATTATGTAGAAGATAGCTTGATTTCAGGCATACAACGATTGTATGAATCAAATACTGTATTTCATGGAGGAATAATAAGTTTCCTAATAGATGTTCCACTTTTTAAATTGTTTGGAAAAACAGGCTGCTATGTTATATTTATATCAATTTACATAATATCTTTTATAATAATGAGTAAGGTTACTATATATGATATATTACATAATATAAAGAATTTTTTCTTTGAAAAAGGTACAAATAAGGATACTAAGATTGAAGACAAAATTTTAAATCAGGGTAAAATTGAAAATGAAGAGGCAAACAAAGATGACTTCATTAAAAATATAAACAATAGAATAAAGATATTAGATTTTATGAAATCATCAGATATAAAAGATAATTATAGATCAGAAAAGCCTAAGGAAAACAGTGAAAATTTAACGTATCCTGCTGAACTTGAAAATGATACTTACAAAAAAAATTGTGAATTAATAAATGAAGAACTTGAAAAAAATATGACAGAGAGTGAAAAAAACTTAGTTTCAGTATATAATTTTCCGCCTGTGGATTTATTAAAGCAGAATATACAATCAAAGTTAAACAAGCATGATAAAAAAGAATTAATAAGCAGTGCCAATAAGCTAGAAGAAACTCTTGCAAATTTTGGGGTAGATGCAAAAGTGCTTCAAGTAAGCAAGGGACCATCTGTAACTAGATTTGAACTTCAGCCAAGTCCTGGAGTCAAGGTAAGTAAAATTGTAAATTTATCGGATGACATAGCCCTTGGACTTGCAGCTTCAGGAGTGAGAATAGAAGCTCCCATACCAGGAAAATCTGCCATAGGTATAGAAGTACCAAATAAAGATTTGACACCAGTTTATTTAAGGGAAGTTGTAGAATCGGAGGAATTTATAAATTCAAAGTGTAAACTGGCTTGCTGTCTTGGAAAAGACATAGGAGGAAATTGTATAGTATCAGATCTTACTAAAATGCCACATATGCTTATTGCAGGTGCAACGGGGTCTGGTAAAAGTGTGTGTATAAATACTCTTATAATAAGCTTGATTTATAAGTATTCTCCTGATGACGTTAAACTTTTGATGGTAGATCCTAAAGTGGTAGAATTAAATGTATATAATGGCATCCCACATCTTCTTATACCCGTAGTTGTAGACCCTAAAAAGGCATCAGGTGCGTTAAATTGGGCTGTACAAGAAATGACAAGGAGATATAAGCTATTTGCAGAAAATAATGTAAGAAATATAGAGGGATATAATCAATTGTTTCAAGAAGGAAAAACAGATAGTAAGCTCCCTTTTGTAGTCATAATAATTGATGAACTTTCTGATTTGATGATGGTATGTCCAAATGAAATTGAAGATTATATAGGACGTCTCGCTCAAATGGCAAGGGCAGCTGGAATGCATTTGGTTATAGCTACTCAGAGACCTTCTGTAGATGTAATTACTGGAGTAATTAAAGCAAATATACCTTCAAGAATATCTTTTGCAGTATCCAGTCAAATTGATTCTAGAACTATACTGGATAGTGCTGGAGCTGAGAAATTACTTGGAAAAGGAGATATGCTATTTTATCCTGTAGGTGAAGCAAAACCTATAAGAATACAGGGAGCCTTTATATCCGAAAGTGAAGTTGAAAGGGTAGTAAATTATATAAAAGATGAACAAGGTGGGCCTAATTATGAAGATAAAATAATTGAGCAAATAGATACAAATGTAGTGAAAACTAGTAGTGATAGTGATGAACTTTTAGATGAGGCAATTAGAGTTGTAGTAGATGCAGGACAAGCATCTACATCTTTACTTCAAAGAAGGCTTAGAATAGGATATAATAGAGCGGCTAGAATAATAGAAGAAATGGAAGACAGGGAAATAATATCAAAAAAGGATGGAACAAAGCCAAGACAAATTTTAATTGACAGAAATCATTATGAAAATACGTAA
- the pgsA gene encoding CDP-diacylglycerol--glycerol-3-phosphate 3-phosphatidyltransferase codes for MNLANKLTMLRMILIPFFLIFITVKGMPYGKLIAIAIFILASITDKLDGYIARSRNQITNFGKFMDPLADKLLVTTALICLVEYHIIPSWVAVIIVAREFAVTGLRTIAAAEGMVIAASPWGKAKTATQIIAIILALLNLTYNHVSLSLLRGFLNRPHKVLNLVTDVAMGIAIIMTLISGIDYFLKNKEVIRTDR; via the coding sequence ATGAATCTAGCAAACAAACTTACAATGCTTAGAATGATATTGATTCCGTTTTTTTTAATATTTATAACGGTAAAGGGGATGCCCTATGGTAAGCTTATTGCAATAGCTATTTTTATATTAGCATCTATTACAGATAAATTAGATGGGTATATAGCTAGAAGCAGAAATCAAATAACAAATTTTGGGAAATTTATGGATCCCCTAGCAGATAAACTTTTGGTTACTACTGCACTTATATGTCTTGTAGAGTACCATATAATACCATCTTGGGTTGCAGTGATAATAGTAGCTAGAGAATTTGCAGTTACAGGGCTTAGGACAATTGCAGCAGCAGAAGGAATGGTAATAGCTGCAAGTCCTTGGGGAAAAGCTAAAACTGCAACACAAATAATTGCTATAATTCTTGCTCTTTTAAATTTAACTTATAATCATGTATCCTTAAGTTTACTTAGGGGATTTTTGAACCGTCCTCACAAAGTTTTAAATTTAGTTACAGATGTTGCTATGGGTATAGCTATAATAATGACTTTAATTTCAGGTATAGATTATTTTCTGAAAAATAAAGAAGTTATAAGGACAGACAGATAA
- a CDS encoding stage V sporulation protein S: MEVLKVSTKSSPNSVAGVLRERGAAEIQAIGAGALNQAVKAVAIARGFVAPSGIDLICIPAFTDIEIDGEERTAIKLIIQPR, encoded by the coding sequence ATGGAAGTATTAAAAGTTTCAACAAAATCAAGTCCAAATTCGGTGGCAGGAGTTTTAAGGGAAAGAGGAGCAGCAGAGATACAAGCTATAGGAGCAGGAGCGTTAAATCAAGCTGTTAAAGCTGTAGCTATTGCTAGAGGGTTTGTAGCACCTAGTGGAATCGATTTAATATGTATTCCGGCATTTACGGACATTGAAATAGATGGAGAAGAAAGAACTGCAATTAAATTAATAATACAGCCAAGATAA